A section of the Kluyveromyces lactis strain NRRL Y-1140 chromosome F complete sequence genome encodes:
- the YHM2 gene encoding Yhm2p (highly similar to uniprot|Q04013 Saccharomyces cerevisiae YMR241W YHM2 Yeast suppressor gene of HM mutant (abf2) DNA-binding protein mtDNA stabilizing protein mitochondrial inner membrane protein with low homology to RIM2) gives MSSQPVELKKKPISFSNILLGAGLNMCEVTTLGQPLEVVKTTMAANRQFTFFQAINHIWSRGGVFGFYQGLIPWAWIEASTKGAVLLFVSAEAEYHFKKLGLNNFGAGIMGGVSGGVAQAYLTMGFCTCMKTVEITKHKSAAAGAKQSSWAAFKEIYNKEGIRGINKGVNAVAIRQMTNWGSRFGFSRLVEEGLRKFTGKTNPDDKLTALEKIFASAIGGGLSAWNQPIEVIRVEMQSKTNDPNRPKDLTVGKAFRYIYQSNGVKGLYRGVTPRIGLGIWQTVFMVGCGDIAREFVGKLTGETPVAKH, from the coding sequence ATGTCATCCCAGCCagttgaattgaagaagaagccAATTTCATTCTCCAACATTTTGTTGGGAGCCGGTTTGAATATGTGTGAAGTGACTACTTTAGGTCAGCCATTAGAAGTGGTCAAGACCACTATGGCAGCTAATAGACAATTCACGTTTTTCCAAGCCATTAATCACATTTGGTCTCGTGGTGGTGTATTTGGGTTCTACCAAGGGTTGATTCCATGGGCATGGATTGAAGCATCTACTAAGGGTGCTGTGCTATTGTTCGTATCTGCAGAAGCTGAATATCACTTTAAGAAATTGGGATTGAACAATTTCGGTGCTGGTATCATGGGTGGTGTTTCTGGTGGTGTAGCACAAGCATATTTGACAATGGGTTTCTGTACTTGTATGAAGACTGTTGAAATTACCAAGCACAAGAGTGCTGCTGCAGGTGCTAAGCAATCATCTTGGGCTGCCTTCAAGGAAATTTACAACAAGGAAGGTATCAGGGGTATTAACAAGGGTGTCAATGCTGTTGCCATCAGACAAATGACCAACTGGGGTTCTCGTTTCGGTTTCTCTAGATTGGTCGAAGAAGGTTTGAGAAAATTCACTGGTAAGACTAATCCAGATGATAAATTAACTGCATTGGAAAAGATCTTCGCTTCCGCCATCGGTGGTGGTTTGTCTGCTTGGAACCAACCTATCGAAGTTATCAGAGTTGAGATGCAATCTAAGACCAATGATCCAAACAGGCCAAAGGATTTAACTGTGGGCAAAGCCTTCAGATACATTTACCAATCTAACGGTGTTAAGGGTCTATACCGTGGGGTCACTCCAAGAATTGGTTTAGGTATCTGGCAAACCGTGTTTATGGTTGGTTGTGGTGACATTGCAAGAGAATTTGTCGGCAAGTTGACCGGTGAAACTCCAGTTGCTAAGCATTaa
- the SLY41 gene encoding Sly41p (similar to uniprot|P22215 Saccharomyces cerevisiae YOR307C SLY41 multicopy suppressor of ypt1 deletion homolog of chloroplast phosphate transporter), producing MIVTSKSVTSKRRPSINKTFSDVNFVNQVQIPFQENYRSHKHSTSFNEVRRLQNQTWKEQFVNLFPKDVQEYLPEVNVHISILCLIWYMTSSVSSNLSKAILSRFPHPVGLTELQFLLSASLCLAFVTFANYLHAPQVSSSKLKNTVLNFPEGILPTYLNGSFSRCILNTFLVPSKVIWYTTFPMGIFQFVGHITSHKSTSLIPVSLVHSVKALSPIATVCYYRFAKGRQYNNMTYYTLIPLILGVIITCWTSQNNKSKLTETDKTTFSMGLSFAFISMVIFVSQNIFAKGILTVKSKDVLPCKNKSQLNLVELKSQKDSPIQLDKITILFYCSCVGFILTFPIFVSNEVFSSSTSVFADLSPSVMTLVLIHGVAHFFQAMLAFQLIGMLSPVTYSIANIMKRIVIIGVAFIWESNLSINQLFGLILTISGLYGYDKWGNKKVNCSL from the coding sequence ATGATTGTAACTTCCAAGAGCGTCACTTCGAAGCGCCGTCCTTCGATCAATAAAACATTTTCAGATGTTAACTTTGTCAACCAGGTACAAATACCGTTCCAGGAAAATTACAGGTCTCATAAACATTCAACTTCGTTCAATGAGGTCAGAAGACTGCAAAATCAGACGTGGAAAGAGCAATTTGTCAATCTATTTCCCAAGGATGTACAAGAGTATTTACCGGAAGTGAATGTTCACATATCTATTTTATGCCTTATATGGTATATGacttcttctgtttcatcAAACCTGTCAAAAGCCATTTTATCCCGATTTCCACATCCTGTTGGTTTAACGGAATTGCAGTTCCTTCTAAGCGCATCGCTATGTCTCGCGTTTGTAACGTTTGCTAACTATTTGCATGCACCACAGgtatcttcatcaaaattgaagaatacaGTTCTAAACTTCCCGGAAGGAATTCTACCCACTTATTTGAATGGATCATTTTCGAGATGCATATTAAACACTTTCCTGGTACCATCTAAAGTCATATGGTATACAACTTTCCCAATGggtattttccaatttgtAGGGCATATTACCTCTCATAAATCCACATCTTTGATTCCAGTTTCCTTGGTGCATTCTGTTAAAGCTTTATCTCCAATCGCGACCGTGTGCTATTATAGATTCGCAAAAGGAAGACAATATAACAATATGACTTACTATACCCTTATTCCTTTGATCCTTGGTGTTATCATTACGTGTTGGACATCccaaaacaataaaagcAAACTTACGGAGACTGATAAAACAACTTTCTCAATGGGTCTATCGTTTGCTTTTATTTCTATGGTGATCTTTGTATCACAAAACATTTTTGCCAAAGGAATTTTGACAGTTAAGTCAAAAGATGTTCTACCCTGTAAGAACAAATCACAACTGAATCTAGTAGAGCTAAAGTCCCAGAAAGACTCACCGATCCAGTTGGACAAAATTACCATTTTATTCTATTGCTCATGTGTCGGTTTTATTTTAACTTTCCCAATCTTCGTATCGAACGAAGTTTTTTCCAGCTCTACCTCAGTTTTCGCTGATTTGTCGCCGAGCGTAATGACACTAGTTCTAATTCACGGGGTTGCTCATTTCTTCCAAGCCATGTTAGCATTCCAACTAATCGGTATGCTAAGTCCCGTTACTTATTCGATTGCAAACATCATGAAACGGATCGTGATCATCGGAGTAGCGTTCATTTGGGAATCGAATTTGTCGATCAATCAACTATTCGGATTGATTTTAACGATCAGTGGATTGTACGGATATGACAAGTGGGGGAACAAAAAAGTAAACTGTTCACTATAG
- the SNU66 gene encoding U4/U6-U5 snRNP complex subunit SNU66 (weakly similar to uniprot|Q12420 Saccharomyces cerevisiae YOR308C SNU66 66kD U4/U6.U5 snRNP associated protein), with product MGKITSISLEETNRIRASLGLKTIPRPTETSTESKEGASDTNRKVRRSSQLSSRPSEKDCASGKINGSAQDRDKKIGQLKQRIYESKEAVDQRATTDKESIDDWLSKIGKPITHKESSAENATVHDDITHHHIPVSDELKSIAEQKAVIFTLKETSVTNDEENIDDENILENEKLVHDKQDAKNLKLRQLNKDRKLNKISIFDYSDEANDTNSRSDIPLHDSLVNDKPLPVHQSLPKRVKIESDSDDEQPYQDYAPVKIKRRKKKSNQNQKPRRIDTARMVKVDLLEDDEDFSDRPIQAVVKVKQKRSNEEITGIKNSLELEKLEGQQRSKGIHMLNNSDKGILLDETDEFLDSLKANVLDREPVNDDLPIKIDLKPVQKDKTGTIPATLVTDNDITQPDFSGGVAGMLNFLKERNIIKQDDRPNMGSDSKKHGTDVRKEFEILNGIVNSLKTVDEKLDSNDVNFSEDELRKIKAAQAEEMALKIQRIQEEKLRDYNPTVELAYQDSEGNELKTKEAYKQLSQAWHGTKSSKKTLERQRKKMADRKKQLERDSYLGL from the coding sequence ATGGGTAAGATTACTTCTAtatctttggaagaaacaaatCGAATTAGGGCAAGTTTAGGTTTGAAGACTATACCTAGGCCCACTGAGACGTCAacagaatcaaaagaaggtGCATCTGATACAAATAGGAAAGTACGAAGATCTAGTCAGCTAAGTTCACGTCCCTCCGAAAAGGATTGTGCTTCTGGAAAAATAAATGGAAGCGCTCAAGATCGTGATAAAAAGATTGGTCAACTAAAACAAAGAATATATGAATCAAAGGAAGCAGTGGACCAAAGAGCGACTACTGATAAAGAATCTATTGATGACTGGCTTTCCAAAATTGGGAAACCTATCACTCACAAAGAATCTTCTGCTGAAAATGCTACTGTACATGATGACATTACGCATCACCATATCCCAGTATCAGATGAACTGAAATCTATTGCTGAACAGAAAGCAGTCATTTTTacattgaaagaaacttCAGTGACAAACGACGAAGAGAATATTGATGACGAAAACATATTAGAGAATGAGAAGCTAGTTCATGATAAACAGGATGCCAAAAATCTTAAGCTACGgcaattgaataaagatAGAAAACTAAACAAAATCTCCATCTTTGATTACAGCGATGAGGCTAATGATACAAACTCAAGATCTGACATACCATTACACGACTCCTTAGTAAATGATAAACCATTACCTGTTCACCAGTCTCTCCCTAAGAGGGtcaaaattgaaagtgACTCAGATGATGAGCAACCATATCAAGATTACGCACCAGTCAAGATTAAAAGGcgaaagaagaaatcaaatcaaaacCAGAAACCGAGAAGAATAGACACAGCGAGAATGGTGaaagttgatcttttggaagatgatgaggatTTCTCAGACCGGCCAATTCAGGCAGTTGTCAAAGTCAAACAGAAACGCAGTAATGAGGAAATAACAGGGATAAAGAATTCATTGGAGTTGGAAAAACTCGAAGGACAGCAAAGAAGCAAAGGAATTCATATGTTGAACAATAGTGATAAAGGAATTCTTCTGGATGAAACCgatgaatttttggattctttgaaggCGAACGTTCTTGACAGAGAACCTGTTAATGATGATTTGCCCATAAAAATCGATTTGAAACCAGTGCAAAAAGATAAAACGGGAACTATTCCAGCAACATTAGTCACCGATAACGATATCACGCAACCTGATTTCTCAGGAGGTGTGGCAGGAAtgttgaacttcttgaagGAACGAAATATAATTAAGCAAGACGATCGCCCCAATATGGGAAGCGACAGTAAAAAACACGGAACGGATGTCAGGAAAGAGTTTGAGATCTTAAACGGCATTGTGAATTCCCTTAAGACTGTTGACGAAAAGTTGGACTCCAATGATGTAAACTTTTCTGAGGACGAATTGCGTAAGATTAAAGCTGCGCAAGCGGAAGAAATGGCATTGAAAATTCAACGTATACAAGAGGAAAAACTAAGAGACTACAACCCAACGGTCGAACTCGCATATCAGGATTCCGAGGGTAATGAGTTGAAAACTAAAGAGGCCTATAAACAACTTTCTCAAGCATGGCATGGGACAAAATCCAGTAAGAAGACTTTGGAAAGACAACGGAAGAAAATGGCGGACagaaagaaacaattggaaagagACTCATACTTGGGACTATAG
- the NOP58 gene encoding RNA-processing protein NOP58 (similar to uniprot|Q12499 Saccharomyces cerevisiae YOR310C NOP58 Protein involved in pre-rRNA processing 18S rRNA synthesis and snoRNA synthesis component of the small subunit processome complex which is required for processing of pre-18S rRNA), whose amino-acid sequence MAYVLTETSAGYALLKASDKKIYKSSSLIQDLNSSDKVLNQFKIAAFSKFSSAANALEEANSVIDGKVSSQLEKLLEECKTDKKATLVVSETKLANAINKLGLNFNVVSDAVTLDIYRAVKEYLPELLPGLNDQDLSKMSLGLAHSIGRHKLKFSADKVDVMIIQAIALLDDLDKELNTYAMRCKEWYGWHFPELAKIVTDSVAYARIILTMGIRVNAAETDMSEILPEEIEERVKTAAEVSMGTEITPVDLINIKCLAEQIVEFAAYREQLSNYLSSRMKAIAPNLTQLVGELVGARLIAHSGSLISLAKSPASTIQILGAEKALFRALKTKHDTPKYGLLYHASLVGQASGKNKGKIARVLAAKAAVSLRYDALAEDRDDSGDIGLESRAKVESRLSQLEGRDLRTTPKVVREHKKTEITEARAYNADADTVSSAAAPADSDDESEDEEETKEEKKSKKDKKDKKRKRDDDEESKESKKSKKEKKDKKEKKEKKEKKEKKDKKSKKEKK is encoded by the coding sequence ATGGCCTACGTCTTGACAGAAACCTCAGCTGGGTATGCTCTTTTGAAAGCATCTGACAAGAAGATCTATAAGtcctcttctttgattcaGGATTTGAACAGCAGTGACAAGGTCTTGAACCAATTCAAGATTGCTGCTTTCTCTAAATTTTCATCAGCTGCAAATGCTTTGGAAGAAGCTAACTCTGTGATTGATGGTAAAGTCTCTTCccaattggaaaaactGTTGGAAGAATGCAAGACCGACAAAAAGGCCACCTTAGTTGTTTCTGAAACTAAATTGGCAAACGCTATCAACAAGTTGGGTTTGAACTTCAACGTTGTCTCTGATGCCGTCACCTTAGATATTTACCGTGCAGTCAAGGAGTACTTGCCAGAACTTTTGCCAGGTTTGAACGATCAAGATCTTTCCAAGATGTCATTGGGTTTGGCTCACTCCATCGGTCGTCACAAATTGAAGTTCTCTGCTGATAAAGTTGATGTTATGATCATCCAAGCTATTGCTTTGCTAGACGATCTAGATAAAGAATTAAACACTTACGCTATGAGATGTAAGGAATGGTACGGTTGGCATTTCCCAGAATTGGCCAAGATTGTTACTGATTCTGTTGCTTACGCCAGAATAATCTTGACCATGGGTATTAGAGTTAATGCTGCTGAAACTGACATGTCTGAAATTTTGcctgaagaaattgaagagaGAGTCAAGACCGCTGCCGAAGTCTCCATGGGTACTGAAATTACCCCAGTTGATTTGATTAATATCAAGTGTTTAGCCGAAcaaattgttgaatttgcTGCCTACAGAGAACAACTTTCTAACTATTTGTCTTCAAGAATGAAGGCTATTGCTCCAAATTTGACTCAATTAGTTGGTGAATTGGTTGGTGCTAGATTGATCGCACACTCTGGTTCTTTAATCTCTTTGGCCAAGTCTCCAGCTTCCACCATCCAAATCTTGGGTGCTGAAAAGGCTCTTTTCAGAGCATTGAAAACTAAGCATGACACTCCTAAATATGGTCTATTGTACCACGCTTCCTTGGTTGGCCAAGCATCTGGTAAGAACAAGGGTAAGATTGCCAGAGTTTTGGCTGCTAAGGCTGCCGTTTCTTTGCGTTACGATGCTTTGGCTGAAGATAGAGACGATTCTGGTGACATCGGTTTGGAATCCAGAGCTAAGGTAGAATCAAGATTGTCCCAATTAGAAGGCAGAGACTTGAGAACCACACCAAAGGTCGTCCGTGAGCACAAGAAGACTGAAATCACAGAGGCTAGAGCATACAACGCAGATGCTGACACCGTGTCTTCAGCTGCTGCTCCTGCTGActctgatgatgaatccGAGGACGAggaagaaaccaaggaagaaaagaaatctaagaaggataagaaggataagaagagaaagagagacgatgatgaagagtCTAAGGAATCTAAGAAGTCtaagaaggagaagaaagacaagaaggaaaagaaggaaaagaaggaaaagaaagaaaaaaaggataagaaatctaagaaggaaaagaaatag
- the DGK1 gene encoding diacylglycerol kinase (similar to uniprot|Q12382 Saccharomyces cerevisiae YOR311C HSD1 Endoplasmic reticulum (ER)-resident membrane protein overproduction induces enlargement of ER-like membrane structures and suppresses a temperature-sensitive sly1 mutation), with amino-acid sequence MVDYNSNDSGNEAELKQRLSTPNGVNTKKQKETVVLGKSLSDVHLPLTEIHLKSHEWFGDFITKHEIPRKLFHSSIGFITLYLYTQNVDYKKVKFPLIVGFTVVFILDFIRLRSPFFNKMYCRCVGALMRKKEIHTYNGVLWYLLGLTFAFSFFSKDIALISLFLLSWSDTAASTFGRKYGHLTPKLARNKSLAGSIAAFSVGLITCYSFYGFFVPHYNWVNKPGEISWTEETSKLNLLQLSLLGGFVAALSEGIDLFNWDDNFTIPVLSAIFMTAVIRIFKN; translated from the coding sequence ATGGTTGACTACAATTCAAATGATTCTGGCAACGAAGCCGAGTTAAAACAGAGACTGAGTACTCCTAACGGAGTaaatacaaagaaacagaaggAAACAGTTGTCTTGGGAAAGAGTCTGAGTGATGTTCATCTACCATTAACAGAAATTCATTTAAAGTCACATGAATGGTTTGGTGATTTCATTACAAAACACGAAATACCACGGAAACTATTCCATTCATCTATTGGTTTTATTACCCTATATCTTTACACTCAAAATGTTGATTAcaagaaagtgaaatttCCATTGATAGTAGGATTTACTGTCGTATTTATTTTAGACTTCATTCGTCTACGTTCtccattcttcaataaaatGTATTGTCGTTGTGTTGGGGCATTGATGaggaaaaaagaaattcatACGTATAATGGAGTCCTATGGTACTTATTGGGCCTGACTTTTGCGTTCTCCTTTTTTAGTAAAGATATCGCGTTAATCTCACTGTTCTTACTAAGTTGGTCAGATACCGCTGCGTCTACTTTCGGTAGAAAGTACGGACACCTTACACCAAAATTGGCCAGAAATAAGTCTTTAGCAGGTTCCATTGCAGCCTTTTCCGTTGGTCTCATAACTTGTTACTCATTTTACGGATTCTTTGTGCCTCATTATAACTGGGTGAACAAACCAGGTGAAATCTCCTGGACCGAAGAGACAAGCAAACTAAACCTACTACAACTTTCGCTATTAGGTGGTTTTGTCGCAGCTTTGAGTGAAGGTATCGACTTGTTTAACTGGGATGATAACTTCACTATTCCAGTTCTATCCGCCATTTTCATGACAGCTGTCATCCGcattttcaagaattga
- the RPL20B gene encoding 60S ribosomal protein eL20 (highly similar to uniprot|P47913 Saccharomyces cerevisiae YOR312C RPL20B and highly similar to uniprot|P47913 Saccharomyces cerevisiae YMR242C RPL20A Protein component of the large (60S) ribosomal subunit), which produces MRIFAPNDVVAKSRYWYFLQKLHKVKKASGEIVSLNVISEAHPTTVKNFGVWVRYDSRSGTHNMYKEIRDVTRVGAVESLYQDMAARHRARFRSIHILKVVELEKTADVKRQYVKQFLTKDLKFPLPHRVQKSTKVFAYKRPTTFY; this is translated from the coding sequence ATGAGAATCTTCGCACCAAACGACGTTGTTGCCAAGTCTCGTTACTGGTACTTCTTGCAAAAGTTGCACAAGGTCAAGAAGGCTTCCGGTGAAATCGTTTCTCTAAACGTTATCAGCGAAGCTCACCCAACTACCGTTAAGAACTTCGGTGTCTGGGTTAGATACGACTCTAGATCTGGTACTCACAACATGTACAAGGAAATCAGAGATGTTACCAGAGTTGGTGCCGTCGAATCTTTGTACCAAGACATGGCTGCCAGACACAGAGCTAGATTTAGATCTATCCACATCCTAAAGGTCGtcgaattggaaaagacTGCTGACGTTAAGAGACAATACGTTAAGCAATTCTTGACCAAGGACTTGAAGTTCCCATTGCCTCACAGAGTTCAAAAATCTACCAAGGTTTTCGCTTACAAGAGACCAACCACTTTCTACTAA
- the SPS4 gene encoding Sps4p (weakly similar to uniprot|P09937 Saccharomyces cerevisiae YOR313C SPS4 Protein whose expression is induced during sporulation not required for sporulation heterologous expression in E. coli induces the SOS response that senses DNA damage): MSIFRKKHNQPTGEEQTTVQPHEDNQNTEESQNPVENQITSYKTVDHINGYPLVQQTKEILDGISVARVVKANTLPTATAILTSKPVKFVEPVTKIVDTVADTGLTVTEKVIPSLKTKTYQRLGEEAMIPYNLTSKAVNKTVDTTVSFAENYIYEPTHNQILKFRQYYNEKVYDTHGKPLIRGSLDPLVSPCNKWYESLINSSFPEGKEVPTNGFSNELDRSFALTFNAIQRAASVFNKRSKETILAPCNYVKHVNDVLNVNLDNQEDLSLPKSWVATKDSFQELNQETIDYIKSFSPLASIPGFKKKGTTSNDEVTAAAAITEEPTESEQQENGIVAEQANDQQVPSLEIQHAEPIEAN; encoded by the coding sequence ATGTCAATTTTCAGGAAGAAACACAACCAACCAACTGGTGAAGAACAAACCACAGTTCAGCCACATGAAGATAACCAAAATACAGAAGAATCCCAAAATCCAGTGGAAAATCAAATTACGTCGTACAAGACCGTTGATCATATCAATGGATATCCTTTAGTCCAGCAAACTAAAGAAATATTGGATGGTATCTCTGTTGCCAGAGTTGTAAAGGCTAATACATTACCAACTGCTACAGCAATTTTGACCTCCAAACCTGTCAAGTTTGTGGAACCTGTAACTAAGATTGTGGATACTGTCGCTGACACTGGATTAACTGTAACAGAAAAGGTAATTCCTAGTTTGAAAACCAAGACTTATCAGAGACTCGGAGAAGAGGCTATGATCCCATATAATCTAACAAGTAAGGCTGTGAATAAAACTGTTGACACAACTGTGTCTTTTGCTGAGAATTACATTTATGAACCGACCCATAACCAAATTTTAAAGTTTAGACAATACTACAATGAAAAAGTCTATGACACTCACGGAAAGCCATTAATTAGAGGTTCGTTGGATCCACTTGTTTCTCCTTGTAACAAATGGTACGAATCTttaatcaattcttctttccctGAGGGTAAAGAAGTTCCTACAAATGGATTCTCTAATGAATTGGATAGGTCATTTGCCTTAACTTTCAATGCTATTCAAAGAGCTGCTTctgttttcaataaaagATCTAAGGAGACTATTTTGGCTCCATGCAATTACGTTAAACATGTTAACGATGTCTTGAACGTAAATTTGGACAACCAGGAGGATTTATCTTTGCCAAAAAGTTGGGTAGCCACCAAGGATTCtttccaagaattgaatcAGGAAACCATTGATTACATAAAATCTTTTTCCCCTTTAGCTTCTATTCCAggtttcaaaaaaaaaggaactaCTTCCAATGATGAAGTTACGGCTGCAGCTGCCATTACTGAAGAACCTACAGAGAGTGAACAACAGGAGAATGGTATTGTAGCAGAACAAGCAAACGACCAACAAGTTCCTTCTTTAGAGATTCAACATGCTGAACCGATAGAAGcaaattga
- the SFG1 gene encoding Sfg1p (weakly similar to uniprot|Q12507 Saccharomyces cerevisiae YOR315W Protein of unknown function found in the cytoplasm and the nucleus potential Cdc28p substrate) has product MKQEMLQTPCTPKHNITRVDNTLPFNGPRFGSKPKFQFPPQNTNSESPCKSHFEMMRSQQLLANQLDSKYKSKDGLRLSPHISIPLIRTEDGDIEDDDYDFNGDVEDELESCEDDSVASSILSSLSDIESPTPSSSPVFDDTSFRNALKPNAMKNVVDPATVAMFTLPLPTKIKFKPNKALKPLASILKRTAGLNFIMNSLNGNYKDATIFATEVNSYLSENVPYPTCTIERVTIPVNSEIKRKYKQDRNEMLGGYYNSSDEDQDNLVYERNDDTNEQNSKQANDKASSDAAVIRAYDFNFEDSTILNKSDRVTTHLGIYSQNQLMSRKQTPSTAKKVRWCEFLEW; this is encoded by the coding sequence ATGAAGCAAGAAATGTTGCAAACCCCTTGTACTCCCAAGCATAACATTACTCGAGTGGACAATACTTTGCCCTTTAATGGACCTAGATTCGGCTCTAAACCGAAATTTCAGTTCCCACCGCAGAATACGAATTCCGAAAGTCCTTGTAAATCACATTTCGAAATGATGCGAAGTCAACAACTACTGGCAAACCAATTGGACTCTAAATATAAATCCAAAGATGGTCTGAGGCTTTCACCTCATATTTCAATCCCATTAATACGGACTGAGGACGGGGACATTGAAGACGACGATTATGATTTCAATGgtgatgttgaagatgaactCGAGAGTTGTGAAGATGATAGTGTAGCAAGCAGTATACTCTCATCACTTTCAGATATTGAGTCACCAACACCCTCTTCCTCTCCTGTATTTGATGATACATCTTTCAGGAACGCGTTGAAACCAAATGCGATGAAGAATGTAGTTGATCCAGCGACAGTGGCAATGTTTACATTACCACTTCcaacaaaaataaagttTAAACCAAATAAAGCACTAAAGCCACTCGCATCTATTCTTAAGAGAACCGCAGGTTTGAACTTTATCATGAATTCGTTGAACGGAAATTATAAAGACGCAACGATATTTGCTACAGAAGTTAACTCTTATTTGTCTGAAAATGTACCATATCCAACCTGCACTATAGAAAGAGTTACGATACCCGTGAATTCAGAAATTAAGAGGAAATACAAACAAGAtagaaatgaaatgttGGGTGGTTATTATAACTCAAGCGATGAAGATCAGGATAATTTGGTGTACGAAAGGAATGATGACACTAATGAACAAAATTCTAAGCAAGCCAACGATAAAGCTTCTTCTGATGCAGCTGTGATAAGAGCAtatgatttcaattttgaagatagCACCATACTCAATAAGAGTGATAGGGTCACTACACATCTGGGAATTTATTCCCAGAATCAACTAATGAGCCGCAAACAAACTCCTTCAACAGCAAAAAAAGTCAGATGGTGTGAATTCTTAGAATGGTAA